GTCTCGACGGAAACGCCGTCGGCTACGACACGATCGCCGCTTCCGGTCCGCACGCGTGCGTGCTGCACTGGACGCGCAACGACGGCCCCGTCGTGCCGGGAGATCTGATGCTGATGGACGCCGGCGTCGAACTCGACAGTCTGTATACCGCAGACATCACACGGACGCTGCCCGTCAGCGGGACGTTCACAGACGTGCAGCGTCGCGTGTATGAGGCCGTACGCGAAGCCGCTGATGCCGCGCTCGCCATCGTCCGACCCGGAATCGTCTTCCGAGACGTGCACGCCGAGGCCATGCGGGTGATCGCGGAGAAGACCGCCGAATGGGGGCTCCTTCCCGGCTCGGCCGAAGAGTCGCTTCGCCCCGAGAACCAGTTTCACCGCCGCTACATGGTGCACGGCACAAGCCACCACCTGGGACTCGACGTGCACGACTGCGCACAGGCGCGCCGCGAGATGTACCACGACGGCGAAGTGGCCGAAGGCATGGTCTTCACCATCGAGCCCGGCCTGTACTTCCAGCCGGACGACCTCACCGTTCCCGAGGAGCTGCGCGGCATCGGCGTTCGCATCGAAGACGACATCCTCGTCACGGCGGACGGCGCAGTGAACCTGTCGTCTGCGATCCCCCGCACCGCAGATGAGGTCGAGGCCTGGATCGCGCGCCAGACAGCGTAGAAACGCGAGAGAGTGGATGCTGCCGGACACGGCCCGGCAGCATCCACCCGCTTAACCGATGAGTCTCGAGACGCTGCTACAGCGGCGGCTGTTCGACGCCGAGCTCGTGACGCGCCTTGTTCGCCAGCTCGGGGTCGACGATGACCGAATATGAGCTCGCGACGATCTGCGCGACCGAGCTGAAATCGCGACGCTTGCGGTTGATCGCATAGTTGAACATGGTGAAGACCATGCCGAAGGCCGCGCCGATCAGCACGGCGGCGCCGACGAACACGAGGTCGGACTGCGGGTTGATCAGAATGAGCAGGAGGCCGAAGAACAGTCCGAGCCACGCCCCGCTCAGCGCACCAGACGCCGCGGCTCGCCCGTAGCTGAGCTTTCCGGTGATGCGCTCGACGCTCGTGAGCCCATTGCCGATGATCGACACCTTCTTCACGGGAAACTCCGCAGCGGCAAGCTTGTCGACCGCGCGCTGCGCCTCGGGGTACGTTTCGAACGAGGCAACGGTGTCTCCGTGCGGAATGCCCTGGAACGACATGCGGCCACGTCCCGACGACTGCTGATAACTCACGGTGTCATTGTCCCATGCTTGTCTGAGCACGCGCGCGACGCGAGCACAGACGGTGCAAGCGGTCTAAGTTAGTGGTGTGAGCACCACGAGAGTCTTCGTCGCCCGCCTCGCGGGCTGCACCGTCTTCGACCCGGCGGGCGACCGGGTCGGAAAGGTCCGTGACGTCCTCGTTGTCAATCGCACGAACGATCCGCCGCGCGTTGTCGGGCTGATCGTCGAGATCCCCGGCAAGCGGCGCGTGTTCGTGCCGATCGGCCGCGTCACATCGATCGGCCCTGGGCAGGTCATCACGACCGGCCTCATCAACGTGCGGCGCTTTGAGCAGCGTGGAGGCGAGGTGCGTGTGATCGCCGAGATACTCGGCCGCAAGATCGACTTCGTCGATGGTTCGGGTGAAGCGACGATCGAAGATGTCGCCATCGATGAGAAGCGCCAGGGCGCGTGGAACGTCAGCCAGTACTTCGTGCGCAGACCGAAAGTCTCCGGATCGCTCTTCGCCAAGGGGCCGACGGCCTTCGCGACGTGGCGCGAGATTCGCGAGAAGATCTCGAACGAGGCGCAGTCCGCCGAGCACCTGGTGGCGAGCCTCAGCGACCTCAAGCCGGCCGACCTGGCGAACACGATTCTCGAGCTGCCGCATGAGCGCATGCTCGAGGTGGCCGCCGAGCTGCCCGACAGTCGGCTCGCTGACGCCCTCGAAGAGATGCAGGTCGACGACCAGGTGGCCCTTCTCGCCCGCATCGACGACGATCGCGCAGCATCCGTTCTCGATCAGATGCAGCCAGACGACGCCGCCGACCTCGTGGCGCAGCTGCCCGACGATCGCCAAGAGCGGCTTCTGGGACTGATGGAGCCCGAAGAGGCAGAAGACGTGCGGATGCTGCTCGAGTACGAGCCCGACACCGCCGGCGGTCTCATGACGACGGAACCGGTCATTCTGACCGCCGACTCCACGGTTGCTGAGGGACTCGCGCTCATTCGCAAGGCTGACCTGCCGCCAGCGCTCGGAGCCGCGCTGTGCATCACGCTGCCACCGTACGAACCGCCGACGGGGCGGTTCCTCGGAATGGTTCACTACCAGAGGATGCTGCGGCATCCGCCGCACGAGAGACTCGGCGCGATTCTCGATCAGAGCATCGAGCCCGTGAGCGCACAGGCGACAGCGGCTGAGGTGACGCGCATTCTGGCGAGCTACGATCTGGTATCCGTTCCGGTCGTCGACGACGCCGACAGACTTGTCGGGGTGGTGACCGTTGACGACATCCTCGACTATCTGCTGCCCGACGATTGGCGCAGCCAAGACGAAGACGAACCCGTGAGGGACGAGACCGTGAGGAGGTCGTCGAATGGCTAGATCACCACGAGACGACAAGCGACTCGACGCGCCGCGGGGCGTGCGTCAGCCGTTGTTCTCGCGCAAGGTGAGCGACCGGGACCGGTTCGGCCGCTTCACGGAGTGGGTCGCCCGCGCCATGGGAACGCCGGCATTCCTGCTCTCGCTCACCGTCTTCTGCCTTGCCTGGATGGCGTGGAACACGTGGGGCCCCGAGAGCGTTCGATTCGACTCCGTCGCGCTCGGTTTCACCGCCCTCACACTCGTGCTCTCGCTTCAGGCCTCGTACGCCGCGCCCCTCATTCTGCTCGCGCAGAACCGGCAGGACGACCGCGACCGTGTGCAGATTGAACAGGACAGACAACGGTCTGAGCGTAACCTCGCCGACACCGAATATCTTGCGCGCGAGGTCGTCGCACTGCGTCTGGCGATGCGCGACATGGCCTCGAAGGACTTCATCAGGCAGGAGCTGCGCGCATTGCTTGACGAGCTTGACGAGAAGATGGAGACGACGGAGAGCGATGACAGCCGAGACGCCTGACCTTCTTGCGGCGTCGGTCCGCAGTGCCCTTGAGAAGGTCATCGATCCCGAGATCCGCAAACCCATCACAGAACTCGACATGGTGCGCAGCGTCGACGCAGACGACGCGGGAAATGTCACGATCGCCATCGCCCTGACAATCGTCGGCTGCCCGGCGGCGACCGCTATCGAGAATGACGTGCGGCAGACCGCCGAAGCGGTGTCCGGGGTGGCGAGCGCCGCCGTCGACGTCGGCGTCATGACCCCGGCTGAGCGCACGGCGCTTGTGGAGCGGCTCAGAGGTGCGAAACGCGCGATGCCGTTCACGCCGGACTCCATGACGCGGGTCATCACCATCACGAGCGGAAAGGGCGGCGTCGGAAAATCGACGGTCACGGCGAACCTCGCCGTTGCCCTCGCGAAGCGGGGGCTCGCTGTTGGGCTCGTCGACGCCGACGTGCACGGCTTCTCCATACCGGGGCTCCTCGGCCTCGTTCCGGGCGCCGTCGACGCCGACGGAGAGCCGCTCATCGTCTCGCCGACGCGCGTGGGCGAGATGATCCTCCCGCCCATCGCGCACTGCGTGAAGGTCATCTCGATCGGAATGTTCGTCGATGACACGCAGACCGCGGTCGCGTGGCGCGGCCCCATGCTGCATCGCACGCTCGGGCAGTTTCTCACCGATGTCTATTTCGGCGACCTCGATGTTCTGCTTCTCGATCTTCCCCCGGGAACCGGAGACATCGCGATCTCTGTCGGCCAGCTGCTCCCCCACGCCGAGGTCGTCGTCGTGACGACCCCGCAGCCGGCAGCAGCCGATGTCGCGGAGCGTTCGGGGCGCGTCGCGCGTCAGACGGGCCAGACGGTCGTGGGGGTGATCGAGAACATGTCCGGCATGGTGCAGCCCGACGGAACGGTGCTCGATCTCTTTGGCGCCGGCGGCGGAGAAGACGTCGCCCGTCGACTCTCTGAGGGTCAGGACTCCCCCGTGCCGCTCCTCGCCTCGGTTCCCCTCAGCATCGCGCTGCGCGATGGCGGAGACACCGGTCATCCCATCGTGCTGAGCGATCCGCGCGACCCGTCGAGCATCGCCATCGAGCAGGCGGCCGATTCGCTGCAGCGCAGAGGCAGGGGCCTCTCCGGACGCAAGCTCGATCTGTCCCCCCGCTGAGGCAGCCCCTCAGGCTCGCGCTGTGTGCACAGCACACGGCACCGTCACACCGGGAAAGGCGTCCATGCGGTACCACTCCGCGGCCACGTCGGTGAAGCCCGCCGCGGAGATATCGGCGGTGATCTCACGGTTGTACCGGCAGCCCTTGTCGAGGCGGCGCGTGATCGGCGAGATCAGGTTCTGCAGTCGCCGCATAGCCGTTCCAGGACTCGCGGCCAGGTGGTCGACGAGCACAAGGCGTCCGCCGGGCACGAGCACCCGATAAAACTCGGCAAGGGACGCGGCAACGTCGTCGACAGAGCACATCACAAACGTCGCCACGACGCTGTCGACGTGCGCGTCGTCGAGCGGAATGCGTTCGCAGCGGGCATCGAGCACCTCGTGCGTGTGACCCCGCGCGCGTGCGGTGCGGGCGAGCGCGCTGCGCGATGCCGCATGCGGTTCGAGGCCGATCCACGTAATCCCCGGTGCAAAGCTCCCGAAATTGTCGCCGCGACCCGCACCGGCCTCGAGAACGGTTCCGGATGCTGTCGCCACCGCTCGTCGCCGAATGGCGTCGAGCTCGGGCCAGCGCACACGCGGCGCGTTCATCGTTGACATGGCGTGAGCGTACCGAACCGGCGGTTCATGTCGCTAGTTCTCGCGCAGCATCCCTGCCGCCACGATCACGGCAACGGCAGCGAGCGCGATGACCATGATGGCCGTGCCCATCCATCCGCCGCCGGCGAGAAAGATGCCGCCGAGCCAGCCGAATACGCTCGACCCCGCGTAGTACGAGAGGTTGTACAGCGATGATGCCTGCGCTCGCCCCACGGTTGCCACCGCGCCCGTCCAGCCGGACGCGATCGAGTGTGCGGCGAAGAACCCGGCGGTCATCACGATGAGTCCGGCGAGTACGAGCACCAGCTGCTCGCTCATCGTGGCGGCGACGCCCGCGACCATGACGAGAACCCCGGCGACGAGCACCGCACGGCGCCCGAAGCGAGCCGCAAGGGCACCCGCCCATGACGATGACCACGTGCCCCCGAGGTACGCGAGAAAGATGAGGCTGACGATCGTCGGCGGCAGCGAGAACGGTTCGGACATGAGGCGAAAGCCGAGAAAGTTGTACACCGCGACAAAGCCGCCCATGAGCAGAAACGCTTGCGCGTACAGGGCGAGAAGCCGCGGATCCGATATGGCAGCTCGAATTCTCACGCTCACGGAGGACGCTTTCTGCGTGCGGAGTCGCGGCGGAACGAACCCGCGGGGCTGTGGCGTGAGTACGGCGAAGCCGACAGCGCAGAGCGCGCACAGAGCCGCCACCACGATGATCCCCGCCTGCCAGGTGAGCACCTCGGCGACGGGTCCGGAGATGATTCGTCCACTCAATCCGCCGATCGTCGTACCGGCGATATACGTTCCCGCCGCGCGCGTGGCATGCTCGGGAACGATCTCCTCGGCAAGGTACGCGATCGCGACGGCGGGCACACCTCCGATCAGCAGTCCTTCGACAAATCGGCCGGCCAGCATTAGCTCGAGCGTCGGCGCGAACGGAACGGCGAACCCG
This DNA window, taken from Paramicrobacterium agarici, encodes the following:
- a CDS encoding general stress protein, coding for MSYQQSSGRGRMSFQGIPHGDTVASFETYPEAQRAVDKLAAAEFPVKKVSIIGNGLTSVERITGKLSYGRAAASGALSGAWLGLFFGLLLILINPQSDLVFVGAAVLIGAAFGMVFTMFNYAINRKRRDFSSVAQIVASSYSVIVDPELANKARHELGVEQPPL
- a CDS encoding magnesium transporter MgtE N-terminal domain-containing protein, whose amino-acid sequence is MSTTRVFVARLAGCTVFDPAGDRVGKVRDVLVVNRTNDPPRVVGLIVEIPGKRRVFVPIGRVTSIGPGQVITTGLINVRRFEQRGGEVRVIAEILGRKIDFVDGSGEATIEDVAIDEKRQGAWNVSQYFVRRPKVSGSLFAKGPTAFATWREIREKISNEAQSAEHLVASLSDLKPADLANTILELPHERMLEVAAELPDSRLADALEEMQVDDQVALLARIDDDRAASVLDQMQPDDAADLVAQLPDDRQERLLGLMEPEEAEDVRMLLEYEPDTAGGLMTTEPVILTADSTVAEGLALIRKADLPPALGAALCITLPPYEPPTGRFLGMVHYQRMLRHPPHERLGAILDQSIEPVSAQATAAEVTRILASYDLVSVPVVDDADRLVGVVTVDDILDYLLPDDWRSQDEDEPVRDETVRRSSNG
- a CDS encoding DUF1003 domain-containing protein; this translates as MARSPRDDKRLDAPRGVRQPLFSRKVSDRDRFGRFTEWVARAMGTPAFLLSLTVFCLAWMAWNTWGPESVRFDSVALGFTALTLVLSLQASYAAPLILLAQNRQDDRDRVQIEQDRQRSERNLADTEYLAREVVALRLAMRDMASKDFIRQELRALLDELDEKMETTESDDSRDA
- a CDS encoding Mrp/NBP35 family ATP-binding protein, with product MTAETPDLLAASVRSALEKVIDPEIRKPITELDMVRSVDADDAGNVTIAIALTIVGCPAATAIENDVRQTAEAVSGVASAAVDVGVMTPAERTALVERLRGAKRAMPFTPDSMTRVITITSGKGGVGKSTVTANLAVALAKRGLAVGLVDADVHGFSIPGLLGLVPGAVDADGEPLIVSPTRVGEMILPPIAHCVKVISIGMFVDDTQTAVAWRGPMLHRTLGQFLTDVYFGDLDVLLLDLPPGTGDIAISVGQLLPHAEVVVVTTPQPAAADVAERSGRVARQTGQTVVGVIENMSGMVQPDGTVLDLFGAGGGEDVARRLSEGQDSPVPLLASVPLSIALRDGGDTGHPIVLSDPRDPSSIAIEQAADSLQRRGRGLSGRKLDLSPR
- a CDS encoding class I SAM-dependent methyltransferase; amino-acid sequence: MSTMNAPRVRWPELDAIRRRAVATASGTVLEAGAGRGDNFGSFAPGITWIGLEPHAASRSALARTARARGHTHEVLDARCERIPLDDAHVDSVVATFVMCSVDDVAASLAEFYRVLVPGGRLVLVDHLAASPGTAMRRLQNLISPITRRLDKGCRYNREITADISAAGFTDVAAEWYRMDAFPGVTVPCAVHTARA
- a CDS encoding MFS transporter — protein: MMSEPEAWRGRVRGTPAYRRVLFGLFLAGVATFAQLYAPQAVLPLIAHDLGVSEATSALIISAATLGLAIGVLPWSLVADRVGRVRAMIAAVCGATLVGFAVPFAPTLELMLAGRFVEGLLIGGVPAVAIAYLAEEIVPEHATRAAGTYIAGTTIGGLSGRIISGPVAEVLTWQAGIIVVAALCALCAVGFAVLTPQPRGFVPPRLRTQKASSVSVRIRAAISDPRLLALYAQAFLLMGGFVAVYNFLGFRLMSEPFSLPPTIVSLIFLAYLGGTWSSSWAGALAARFGRRAVLVAGVLVMVAGVAATMSEQLVLVLAGLIVMTAGFFAAHSIASGWTGAVATVGRAQASSLYNLSYYAGSSVFGWLGGIFLAGGGWMGTAIMVIALAAVAVIVAAGMLREN